One window of Canis lupus baileyi chromosome 21, mCanLup2.hap1, whole genome shotgun sequence genomic DNA carries:
- the LOC140612559 gene encoding spermatogenesis-associated protein 31H1-like — protein sequence MECNPGPQVKCVNSSELNPESKLPCVNSTGCILGPPLQGIQSFELTSGIKCQGMGPFDLNLGTEVLGVKSVMFNPMQHLQNVKCELTPGTQFQGITSREFNWGPQLQSMNSSDLKPGLELQCINSIKFNPGPQMHGTKPSETNPTSEYQGTKSILFNAGAYWQGVKSSELIPGTKFPEIQFLENHCGSQPQVVQSVFTLGSPLNGMKSVLFLPEPLLNDVKSVEMNKEPLLCGANSVKLISGSELQDLKCETFALEPCFKKMKYVELNPGPHPQGMNSEELPSHLRQHSVRSVVFAPKLCFQDVKSLELKPGPQPQNVNSKDLNSCLRQKSVVFESEPRSQDVKSLKSNLLPHCQSANSLGLSTCLKSPHANSEAFAPEPCFQDMNSVELTPGFQQQGTNCRELTSGWQGMKSVVLAPEATKKFAPGPLLTSVKFSDWSPESQQRDEKSLEFTPDPKLQSIKHVKLSSASLQQDTKSVELAPGALLQGTKAEMLNRKRSYQITDSEIIPRPGHQFVECAEMIPTPKHQVPKSMNLISIPVYHITERLAHQGNETTEKSVELTPKPTSKAMDSSRVPLRLDLQVPESVDRTPVLRNQGSKSSKLTLKKSYQIPETLELLSESRPQLRDLRELHTRPLQQAVGFEEITLEPRHHTTETVGLTSKARQKGKEFLGVTPKPVSETTGYSERCPRPYPQALEFVEVISEKRLQRGESDALITKPLHHVPESPEMTSGLGYQVPESVGLTSRQWLQRRQSLELLQKQTGQAVGHTESVELTSETWQPENGSVGLPQSQNQSIKYSQRAPGVRAQITEVMRISPKPLDQVPGSTKTQLQAALSIGITPGAPQKVTEYVKVTPGPPLQVVKSVALTPGPAFQMIDYVQLTPKLQDVRPSEFTSELWLQSVKSKELTTEPTHQILDIMKLTGFQIVKTVLIPWPPLQIVKSEELAPGPIAQVVEPIGVALGSAIEVIDCFNLQEMVEPVELTPRPNTHVKSAELLSQPACPFEEPAVFTHEQGLQAVKAIGIKISPPQMMESEDLNLRQVYQNRECEDFTSREELQIENYLSRFLHNSSNSLITSSGETEFGSLCDFEVPEVSRALDIRNIGTDIFQPEESFIDPTMIQSSTLPFSLHNQLSDKIANIVETPHFESSGVGVLSKTTDKKQVEELGNSLQGLSQHPPQSWRSPPRTFHSGSRIQRGLTSSVLGRQQNVWESHSWRQRLPRKYLSNMLMLGDVLGTTMERKLCSPTSLMERATRDIRQSIQNLFGVPAELMKPSQSLLEKGRGVIPQPSVARNYIQRHTSCRGHEQRTALRIWTRSSMSSIIQQYSGTRVRLKRSSKLTDISQDIFQHIPFSTSEGQPPAPVQLESSFNIVFTRKDSVPVEESENSLSFESQHSLKPSYLPHQAKTDFSEQFQLLQDLQLKIAAKLLRSQIPPNVPPPLTSGLVLKYPICLQCGRCAGFNCCHKLQGTFGPYLLIYPQLHLVRTPEGHGEIRLQLGFRLQTGKRPQVPKYHRRDRPITPRSPISPSLRTAKVYTRASKSPTSTIYFQSESSQSPSPVRVHIRRRQYRGPDLVGKTEIRKPGLYEFSQVHSLPESVSESNQNVKWAKRKTKKTHNPKYPYPMKRITKGSRTQNTKLYTNGRSIIQSPSRELPAQVRSKRTGTSQTTSASLRRQSKKSSQPKFIQLLFQGLKQALQTAHRIMTSAGQKPVDRPRPDHSWSSKNQHLKQRARNDYLSRDIKRDRMSVVKVKPVDITTKQNMLWEEREQFRSAQPPERDSSFQLRRTQLPKPIVSQGSAAFKTSSLGQPMGIVQNDSSSKGKKKLYRSEISSQESKNSKTGTGVQVGGRNLHGSPHRTSHSHLKEKLAPKKQNHSFLRERTPYNTSVRSHRSPSERRCRSPSERSHRSTSQKSHHIPSERSHHSLSEKSHHSLSERSHQSASERSHRSLPQKSHHSPCERSHHSLSEKSHHSPSDRSPRSLSGRSYHGASERSHRGPSQKSHHSASERRHHGPSQKSHHSPPERSHRSPQKSHHSPSERSLRSPQKSHHSPSERSHRSPSQKSHHRPSQWSHRSPSQKSHHSPSERSYRSLSVKSHRSPSERRCRSPSERRCRSPSERSHRSLGLI from the exons ATGGAATGCAACCCTGGGCCACAGGTGAAGTGTGTAAATTCTTCTGAGTTGAATCCAGAGTCAAAATTACCATGTGTAAATTCTACGGGGTGCATACTTGGGCCGCCTTTGCAAGGTATACAATCTTTTGAGTTGACTTCAGGGATTAAATGTCAAGGTATGGGACCTTTTGATTTGAATCTGGGAACGGAAGTTCTAGGTGTAAAATCTGTTATGTTCAACCCTATGCAACATTTacaaaatgtgaaatgtgaattGACTCCAGGGACACAGTTTCAAGGTATAACATCACGGGAGTTCAACTGGGGCCCACAGCTGCAAAGCATGAATTCTTCTGATTTGAAACCAGGGTTAGAACTTCAATGCATAAATTCCATAAAGTTTAATCCAGGGCCACAGATGCACGGCACAAAGCCCTCTGAAACTAACCCTACATCAGAATATCAAGGTACAAAATCTATTCTGTTCAACGCTGGAGCATATTGGCAAGGTGTAAAATCTTCTGAGTTAATTCCAGGGACAAAGTTTCCAGAAATCCAGTTTTTGGAGAATCACTGTGGGTCACAGCCACAAGTTGTACAGTCGGTGTTCACTTTAGGCTCTCCGTTAAATGGTATGAAATCTGTGTTATTTTTACCAGAGCCACTGCTTAACGATGTAAAGTCGGTGGAGATGAACAAAGAGCCACTGCTTTGTGGTGCAAATTCTGTGAAACTGATTTCAGGCTCCGAGCTGCAAGACTTGAAATGTGAGACGTTTGCACTAgagccatgttttaaaaaaatgaaatatgtggaGTTAAATCCAGGGCCACATCCTCAAGGTATGAATTCTGAGGAGTTGCCCTCACACCTTAGACAACATAGTGTGAGATCTGTGGTGTTTGCACCAAAGCTGTGTTTTCAAGATGTGAAATCTCTGGAGTTGAAACCAGGACCGCAACCTCAAAATGTGAATTCTAAGGATTTGAATTCTTGCCTCCGGCAGAAATCTGTGGTGTTTGAATCAGAGCCACGTTCTCAAGATGTGAAATCTTTGAAATCAAACCTATTGCCACATTGTCAAAGTGCTAATTCTTTAGGGTTGTCAACATGCCTCAAGTCACCACATGCTAACTCTGAGGCCTTTGCACCAGAGCCATGTTTTCAAGATATGAACTCGGTAGAATTGACACCAGGGTTCCAACAGCAAGGTACGAATTGTCGAGAGCTGACTTCAGGATGGCAAGGTATGAAATCGGTGGTGTTGGCACCGGAGGCAACTAAAAAGTTTGCACCAGGACCATTGTTGACTAGCGTTAAATTTTCAGattggtctccagaatcacagcAACGAGATGAGAAATCTTTGGAGTTTACTCCAGATCCAAAGTTGCAAAGTATAAAACATGTGAAATTGTCCTCAGCCTCTCTACAGCAAGATACAAAATCTGTAGAGTTAGCACCGGGGGCACTGCTTCAAGGAACAAAAGCTGAGATGCTAAATCGGAAAAGAAGCTATCAAATCACAGACTCTGAGATAATCCCTAGGCCAGGGCATCAGTTTGTAGAATGTGCAGAGATGATCCCGACACCAAAGCATCAAGTCCCtaaatctatgaatttgatttCAATACCAGTTTATCACATCACAGAAAGGTTGGCACATCAAGGCAACGAAACCACAGAAAAATCTGTGGAGTTGACCCCAAAGCCAACAAGTAAAGCCATGGATTCTTCAAGAGTGCCTCTAAGGCTAGATCTTCAAGTACCAGAATCTGTTGATCGGACTCCAGTGCTAAGGAATCAAGGTTCTAAATCCTCGAAATTAACCCTAAAGAAAAGCTACCAAATCCCAGAAACTCTAGAGTTGCTCTCTGAGTCACGGCCTCAACTTAGAGATTTGAGAGAGTTACATACAAGGCCACTGCAGCAAGCTGTAGGATTTGAAGAGATTACACTAGAGCCCAGGCATCACACTACAGAAACTGTGGGATTGACCTCCAAGGCAAGGCAAAAAGGGAAGGAATTCCTCGGAGTGACCCCAAAGCCAGTAAGCGAAACCACTGGATATTCAGAGAGATGTCCTAGGCCCTATCCTCAAGCACTAGAATTTGTGGAGGTGATCTCTGAGAAAAGACTGCAAAGAGGAGAATCTGACGCACTGATTACAAAGCCATTGCATCATGTTCCAGAATCTCCAGAAATGACATCAGGGCTAGGATATCAAGTTCCTGAATCTGTGGGTTTAACCTCTAGGCAATGGCTTCAAAGGAGACAATCTTTAGAGTTGCTCCAAAAGCAAACAGGTCAAGCTGTAGGACACACAGAGTCTGTAGAGCTCACATCTGAGACATGGCAGCCAGAGAATGGATCAGTGGGGCTACCACAGTCACAgaatcaaagtataaaatattcacaGAGAGCTCCAGGAGTACGGGCTCAAATTACAGAAGTTATGAGGATTAGTCCAAAGCCActagatcaagtcccaggatccaCAAAGACACAGCTTCAAGCTGCGCTCTCAATAGGAATAACCCCGGGAGCCCCCCAAAAAGTTACTGAGTATGTGAAAGTGACTCCTGGGCCACCACTTCAGGTTGTGAAGTCTGTAGCATTAACCCCAGGGCCAGCCTTTCAAATGATAGACTATGTTCAGCTGACCCCAAAACTGCAAGATGTGAGACCCTCTGAGTTTACCTCAGAGCTGTGGTTGCAAAGTGTAAAATCTAAAGAATTAACCACAGAGCCAACACACCAAATTTTGGACATAATGAAGTTGACAGGCTTTCAGATTGTAAAGACTGTGTTAATCCCATGGCCACCACTTCAAATTGTAAAATCTGAGGAGTTAGCACCAGGGCCAATTGCTCAGGTTGTAGAACCAATAGGAGTAGCATTAGGATCAGCGATAGAAGTAATAGATTGTTTCAATCTTCAAGAAATGGTAGAACCCGTGGAATTAACTCCAAGGCCAAATACCCATGTGAAATCTGCAGAATTACTCTCACAGCCAGCAtgtccctttgaggagcctgcagTGTTCACTCATGAACAAGGGCTTCAGGCTGTGAAAGCAATAGGGATAAAAATAAGCCCTCCTCAAATGATGGAATCTGAGGATTTGAATCTACGACAGGTATATCAGAATAGGGAATGTGAGGATTTTACATCAAGAGAGGAGTTACAAATAGAGAACTATCTCTCTAGATTTCTCCATAACTCTTCCAACTCCCTCATCACAAGTTCTGGTGAAACAGAATTCGGAAGCCTTTGTGATTTTGAGGTGCCAGAAGTATCAAGGGCCTTGGATATAAGAAACATTGGGACAGATATTTTTCAGCCTGAAGAGTCCTTTATAGACCCTACTATGATACAATCTTCaactcttcccttttcccttcacaATCAACTCTCTGATAAGATAGCTAACATTGTAGAAACTCCACATTTTGAGAGCTCAGGAGTGGGTGTCCTATCTAAGACGACTGACAAGAAGCAGGTGGAAGAGCTAGGGAACTCACTCCAGGGCCTATCCCAACATCCACCACAAAGCTGGAGATCACCACCTAGGACATTCCACTCAGGCTCAAGAATTCAAAGAGGCCTTACCAGCTCTGTCCTGGGCAGACAACAGAACGTCTGGGAGAGTCACTCCTGGAGACAGCGACTACCTCGAAAATATCTCTCCAATATGCTAATGTTGGGGGATGTCTTGGGAACCACGATGGAAAGGAAGCTTTGTTCTCCAACATCTTTAATGGAAAGAGCCACTAGAGATATCCGTCAATCTATCCAGAATTTATTTGGGGTTCCAGCTGAACTGATGAAGCCTTCCCAGAGTCTGCTAGAGAAAGGTCGAGGTGTTATTCCTCAGCCTTCAGTGGCCAGAAACTACATTCAGAGGCACACTTCATGTCGTGGTCACGAGCAAAGAACAGCCTTAAGAATATGGACACGTAGCTCCATGTCCTCCATAATACAGCAATATTCTGGGACTAGAGTGAGATTAAAGAGAAGTTCAAAGCTCACTGATATATCCCAGGACATCTTTCAGCACATACCATTCAGCACATCAGAGGGCCAGCCTCCTGCCCCAGTACAGCTAGAGTCTTCCTTCAATATAGTTTTCACCAGGAAAGATTCTGTTCCAGTGGAAGAGAGTGAGAACTCTTTGAGTTTTGAGTCCCAACACAGTCTCAAGCCAAGTTACCTTCCCCACCAGGCCAAGACTGACTTCTCAGAACAGTTCCAGTTGCTACAAGATCTGCAGCTAAAAATAGCAGCAAAACTGTTAAGGAGTCAAATACCCCCAAATGTACCTCCACCTCTAACTTCAGGTCTGGTTTTAAAATACCCTATCTGCTTACAGTGTGGCCGATGTGCAGGATTTAATTGCTGTCATAAATTACAGGGCACTTTCGGACCTTACCTTCTTATCTATCCACAGCTCCACCTTGTACGCACTCCTGAGGGCCACGGAGAGATTAGGTTGCAACTTGGCTTTAGGTTGCAAACTGGGAAAAGACCCCAAGTCCCAAAGTACCACAGAAGAGACAGACCCATCACACCACGAAGTCCTATATCACCATCGCTAAGGACAGCGAAAGTCTATACTCGAGCTTCCAAGAGTCCTACTTCTACGATATATTTCCAGTCTGAATCTTCCCAGTCTCCTTCTCCTGTACGAGTCCACATCAGGCGAAGGCAGTATAGAGGCCCTGACCTAGTAGGAAAGACAGAAATTAGAAAGCCGGGGCTCTATGAATTTAGTCAGGTTCACTCTCTACCAGAGAGTGTCTCTGAAAGCAATCAGAATGTAAAATGGgctaaaaggaaaaccaaaaagacCCATAATCCAAAATACCCATACCCAATGAAAAGAATCACCAAGGGAAGcagaacacaaaacacaaaactctaCACAAACGGTAGAAGCATAATACAGAGTCCTTCTAGGGAATTACCAGCCCAGGTAAGAAGCAAGAGGACTGGAACATCTCAAACTACCTCTGCGTCTTTAAGAAGACAATCTAAGAAATCCTCCCAACCCAAATTCATTCAACTGCTTTTTCAAGGCCTAAAGCAAGCATTGCAGACAGCACACAGAATTATGACTTCTGCTGGGCAGAAGCCCGTGGACAGGCCACGGCCAGACCATTCGTGGTCAAGCAAAAACCAGCATCTAAAACAAAGAGCCAGAAATGATTACCTATCAAGAGATATCAAAAGAGACAGGATGTCAGTTGTTAAGGTAAAGCCAGTAGACATAACCACTAAGCAGAACATGTTatgggaagaaagagagcaaTTCAGATCAGCTCAACCACCAGAAAGAGATAGCTCTTTCCAACTCAGACGTACCCAACTGCCTAAGCCCATAGTTTCCCAAGGAAGTGCCGCTTTCAAAACCAGTTCACTTGGACAGCCTATGGGTATTGTTCAAAATGACTCTAGCAGCAAAGGTAAGAAAAAGCTCTACAGAAGTGAAATCTCTAGCCAGGAGTCCAAGAACTCCAAAACAGGAACCGGAGTTCAAGTCGGAGGGAGAAATCTACATGGTTCACCTCACAGAACCTCACACAGCCACCTTAAAGAGAAACTCGCACCCAAGAAGCAAAACCACAGCTTCTTAAGGGAGAGAACCCCATATAATACCTCTGTAAGGAGCCATcgcagtccctctgagaggagatgtcgcagtccctctgagaggagccatcgAAGTACTTCTCAGAAGAGCCATCACAttccctctgagaggagccatcACAGTCTGTCTGAAAAAAGCCATCACAGTCTCTCTGAGAGGAGCCATCAAAGTGCCTCTGAGAGGAGTCATCGCAGTCTTCCTCAAAAGAGTCATCACAGTCCCTGTGAGAGGAGCCATCACAGTCTTTCTGAAAAAAGCCATCACAGTCCCTCTGATAGGAGCCCTCGTAGTCTCTCTGGAAGGAGCTATCACGGTGcctctgagaggagccatcgTGGTCCTTCTCAAAAGAGCCATCACAGTGCCTCTGAGAGGAGGCATCACGGTCCTTCTCAAAAGAGTCATCACAGTCCCCCTGAGAGGAGCCATCGAAGTCCTCAAAAGAGTCAtcacagtccctctgagaggagcctTCGAAGTCCTCAAAAGA GCCAtcacagtccctctgagaggagccatcgCAGTCCTTCTCAGAAGAGCCATCACCGTCCCTCTCAGTGGAGCCATCGCAGTCCTTCTCAGAAGAGCCAtcacagtccctctgagaggagctATCGCAGTCTCTCTGTAAAGAGCCATCGGAGCCCTTCTGAGAGGAGATGTcgcagtccctctgagaggagatgtcgcagtccctctgagaggagccatcgAAGTTTAGGATTAATCTGA